A window of the Electrophorus electricus isolate fEleEle1 chromosome 11, fEleEle1.pri, whole genome shotgun sequence genome harbors these coding sequences:
- the march5 gene encoding E3 ubiquitin-protein ligase MARCH5 — MADEGAVAMQPIMDRSCWVCFATDEDDRTAEWVRPCRCRGSTKWVHQACLQRWVDEKQRGNSTARVACPQCNAEYLIVFPKLGPVVYVLDLADRLISKACPFAAAGIMVGSIYWTAVTYGAVTVMQVVGHKEGLDVMERADPLFLLIGLPTIPVMLILGKMIRWEDYVLRLWRKYSNKLQILNSIFPGIGCPVPRIPAEASPLADHVSATRILCGALVFPTIATIVGKLMFSSVNSNLQRTILGGIAFVAIKGAFKVYFKQQQYLRQAHRKILNFPEQEEA, encoded by the exons GAGCTGTTGGGTGTGCTTCGCCACAGACGAGGACGACCGCACGGCCGAGTGGGTTCGCCCATGCCGCTGTCGTGGCTCCACCAAGTGGGTACACCAGGCATGCCTGCAGCGCTGGGTGGACGAGAAGCAGCGCGGCAACAGCACAGCCCGCGTGGCCTGCCCCCAGTGCAACGCCGAGTACCTCATCGTCTTCCCCAAGCTCG GGCCGGTGGTGTATGTGCTGGATCTGGCAGACAGGCTCATCTCCAAGGCTTGTCCTTTTGCTGCTGCCGGCATCATGGTGGGCTCCATCTATTGGACTGCAGTCACATATGGAGCTGTCACCGTCATGCAG GTGGTGGGTCATAAGGAGGGCCTGGACGTGATGGAGCGGGCGGATCCTCTCTTCCTTCTCATTGGCCTGCCCACCATCCCAGTCATGCTGATTCTGGGGAAGATGATTCGCTGGGAGGACTACGTGCTCCGCCTCTGGAGGAAGTATTCCAACAAGCTGCAGATCCTGAACAGTATCTTCCCAG GGATTGGTTGCCCGGTGCCCAGGATCCCTGCTGAGGCCAGCCCACTGGCTGATCACGTGTCGGCTACACGGATCCTGTGTGGAGCCCTGGTGTTTCCCACCATCGCCACCATTGTGGGCAAGCTCATGTTCAGCAGTGTGAACTCCAACCTGCAAAGGACCATCCTG ggtGGCATTGCATTTGTGGCTATTAAGGGGGCGTTTAAGGTCTACTTCAAACAGCAGCAGTACCTCCGGCAGGCCCATCGCAAGATTCTCAACTTCCCCGAGCAGGAGGAGGCctga